In Anopheles gambiae chromosome 2, idAnoGambNW_F1_1, whole genome shotgun sequence, a single window of DNA contains:
- the LOC1281141 gene encoding protein takeout yields the protein MAVGSLLVWSLLVIATASAAGVYERPSYILPCRRADPEINKCIRNSLNFVKPYVARGLPELKTPPLEPLRIEELAMENNAGAVRIKALFTDIVAQGAGNYTIKEVRSDLKKLRIDMSIAIPRVETRGKYEVIGNVLLLPVRSNGEFWTEFSDITAIAKIYGKAVERDGESFMGIEKINVDFTMKNARFKVKDHVNTQNVLGEAINQFLNQNANELIQEMRPAASQSIGKLFRKFLNDAFTNLPTRLWLLDD from the exons ATGGCCGTAGGAAGTCTGCTGGTCTGGAGCTTGCTGGTGATTGCCACCGCATCCGCCGCTGGAGTTTACGAACGAC CCTCATACATTCTGCCCTGCCGACGAGCTGATCCCGAGATTAACAAATGTATCCGGAATTCGCTCAACTTCGTCAAACCGTACGTTGCCCGCGGGCTGCCCGAGCTGAAGACGCCGCCACTGGAGCCGCTGCGCATTGAGGAGCTGGCGATGGAAAACAATGCCGGCGCGGTGCGGATAAAGGCCCTCTTCACGGACATCGTTGCGCAGGGCGCTGGCAACTACACCATCAAGGAGGTGCGCAGCGATCTGAAGAAGCTGCGCATTGACATGAGCATCGCGATCCCGCGGGTGGAGACGCGCGGCAAGTACGAGGTGATCGgtaacgtgctgctgctgccggtgcgaTCGAACGGCGAGTTCTGGACGGAGTTTT CGGACATCACCGCCATCGCCAAGATCTACGGTAAGGCGGTCGAACGGGACGGTGAGTCGTTTATGGGCATCGAGAAGATCAACGTCGACTTTACGATGAAGAACGCCCGGTTCAAGGTGAAGGACCACGTCAACACGCAGAACGTGCTGG GCGAAGCGATCAACCAGTTCCTCAACCAGAACGCGAACGAGCTGATCCAGGAGATGAGACCGGCGGCCTCCCAGAGCATCGGCAAGCTGTTCCGAAAGTTcttgaacgatgccttcaccAACCTGCCGACGCGGTTGTGGCTGCTGGATGACTAG
- the LOC11175689 gene encoding uncharacterized protein LOC11175689, which translates to MNKLSASWLLVALVTLGATVDAVDLPEYLHVCHREDPKLTECMKESIETLRPYLARGIPELDIPSIDPIHLGDLIVAESVPGQGVSISAKDIKAYGPSNFKLKKLNVIEYGKIYSFELELPHLYVEGRYVVDGRILLLPVKGSGKFTGNFTQGIGSVRIKGDRKRINGKDHLSLAKLDIKIRVSDGRVKLENLFGGDRVLGEIINETINQNFNLLSTELIPLIEKALQRIFKRTGNKILERFPEEVLFFLAVPLQVTAMDRSGSAVGRSGRGQSARVTRLRPNMVSGSVTIAVLAVLSAVIFHVAEAKEIAIRNKDVPQYQEKPEWLRVCKRANPNEDDCFKKMFEGTFPYIAKGIPEIGVQPFDPLRIESIQVSRGSGGLTLSGGFKKLSIKGPSNTTVRRASLDFEKHALSFDLEIPKLRIDATYNLKGNVLLLPLVGDGDVTMSLKNVKTTVVTKFSVRPLPEDAIFIEEMKVTFLVGGMRIHLDNLFQGNQVLGASLNLFLNQNANEVIAELRSDLEHGLADIFTGLWNELFNKLPLKLWIA; encoded by the exons ATGAACAAACTCAGCGCTTCGTGGCTTCTGGTGGCCCTGGTCACGCTCGGTGCAACGGTCGATGCTGTCGATCTCC CGGAGTACCTGCACGTCTGCCACCGCGAGGATCCCAAGCTGACCGAGTGCATGAAGGAGTCGATCGAAACGCTCCGCCCGTACCTGGCGCGCGGCATCCCCGAGCTCGACATACCCTCGATCGATCCGATCCATCTCGGGGATCTGATCGTGGCGGAGAGTGTGCCCGGCCAGGGCGTCAGTATCTCGGCGAAGGACATCAAGGCGTACGGTCCGTCGAACTTTAAgctgaaaaagctcaa TGTGATCGAGTACGGAAAGATTTACTCGTTCGAGCTGGAGCTGCCGCATCTGTACGTCGAGGGCCGGTACGTTGTCGATGGCCGGATTCTGCTGCTTCCCGTCAAGGGTTCGGGCAAATTTACTGGAAACTTCA CTCAAGGTATCGGTAGCGTGCGCATCAAGGGCGATCGTAAGCGCATCAACGGCAAGGATCATCTGTCCCTCGCTAAGCTCGACATTAAAATTCGCGTATCGGATGGTCGGGTGAAGCTGGAGAATCTGTTCGGTGGTGACCGTGTGCTGG GTGAAATCATCAACGAAACCATCAACCAGAACTTCAACCTGCTCAGCACCGAGCTTATTCCGCTGATCGAGAAAGCCCTCCAGAGGATATTCAAGCGTACGGGCAACAAAATCCTCGAGCGCTTCCCGGAGGAGGTGCTCTTT TTTCTAGCAGTGCCGCTGCAAGTGACCGCAATGGATCGTTCTGGAAGTGCAGTGGGTCGCTCTGGTCGAGGCCAAAGCGCGAGGGTGACACGGTTACGGCCCAACATGGTCAGCGGGTCGGTGACGATCGCCGTGCTCGCCGTGCTGTCGGCGGTAATTTTCCACGTGGCCGAAGCGAAGGAGATCGCGATCAGAAATAAGGACGTGCCGCAGTACCAAGAGAAAC CTGAGTGGCTGCGGGTCTGCAAGCGAGCCAATCCCAACGAGGACGACTGCTTCAAGAAGATGTTCGAGGGAACCTTCCCGTACATTGCCAAAG GCATTCCGGAGATCGGCGTCCAACCGTTCGATCCACTGCGGATAGAGTCGATCCAGGTGTCGCGCGGTTCCGGTGGCCTGACGCTCAGCGGCGGCTTCAAGAAGCTCAGCATCAAGGGCCCCTCCAACACGACCGTCCGACGGGCGTCGCTTGACTTTGAGAAGCACGCGCTTAGCTTCGATCTCGAAATCCCGAAGCTGCGCATCGACGCGACCTACAACCTGAAGGGGAAcgtcctgctgctgccgctggtcgGCGACGGGGACGTAACGATGTCGCTCAAGAACGTCAAGACAACGGTCGTGACCAAGTTTTCCGTGCGTCCACTGCCGGAG GATGCAATCTTCATCGAGGAAATGAAAGTGACCTTCCTTGTCGGGGGCATGCGCATACATCTGGACAACCTGTTCCAAGGGAATCAAGTGCTCGGGGCATCGCTGAACCTGTTCCTCAACCAGAACGCGAACGAAGTGATCGCGGAGCTGCGGTCCGACCTGGAGCACGGGCTGGCCGACATCTTTACCGGGCTCTGGAACGAGCTGTTCAACAAGCTGCCGCTGAAGCTGTGGATCGCTTAA